The Pyxidicoccus trucidator genomic sequence AAGGTGGTGGACGCGGCGCCCGCGGACGGGTCCCTGAAGCGCGTGCCGTTGTCCTGCAGGCCCGTGTAGGCCAGGTACGGGTTGCCCGTGGCCGGGTCACCCGAGGCCACCGAGTAGCTCAGGTGGGTGACGATGCCGCGGTTCTGCCCGTCCCACACCACCTGCGTCGGCGTGGCGTTGAAGAGGTTTCGCGACACGAACAGGCCGCCGTCCGTGCCCGCCATGGCCACATAGCCCGTGGCCGAGCGGACGATGAGCGCCCGGTGCCAGTCCGCGTGCACGTAGTCCAGGGCGCCGCCCGTCACGTTGCCGTAGCCGCTGCTGGGCAGCCAGTGGGACACGTTCTCCCAGGTGGGCGTGGCGGCCAGGCCGTTGGTGGTGCGCAGGCCGCACAACATGCCGCCCACGAGGACGTTGTTGTCATTGCCGGGGTCCACCGCCAGGGCCGAGTTGTACCAGGCCTGCGCGTCGTTCACGTTGACGGTGCCGCAGTCACGGAACCCGCCCACGGCGTTGGTGCGGTTGGACAGCGTGCCGGTGATGGCCGCCCAGTTGTCGCCCGAGTTGATGGAGCGCCAGTAGCCCACGCCCGCGGAGCCGTTGTACTCGTCCTGGTTGCCGAGCTGCGCGTACACCACCGTCACCGGCGTCGCGGCGCCGGAGGGCGTGCCCGCGGCCAGGGTGATGCGGCCCACCGCGGTGGTGGGAATGGTGCCCGCCGCCTTGCGCGAGCTCCACGTCGCGCCCGCGTCGGTGCTCGTCCAGATGTCACCCGGGTTGCCCGAGGTGCAGTCGACGTTCGTCGCCTGGCCGAACCCCGCCTCGGGCGGAGGCGAGCTGGCGTCACAGGCGTACGTGCCGCTGATGGCCCAGCGGCTCACTCCGCTGACGGCACCGGTATGGACAATCGACCACACGCTCTCGGAGCGCTGGACGGAGCCGGCGTTGGGCAGGTCCACCAGGCTGAAGCTCGCGCCCGCGTTGGTGGAGCGGAAGAGGCCCACGTCGGTGCCCACGAGCAGGACGTTGGCGTTGGCGGGGTCCACCTCCACCGCGCGGATGCGCAGCGCCTTGACGGAGATGCCGCCGGAGCCCGCCGGGTACTGGCCGGACAGGCCCACCGGCGCACTCCAGGTGGCGCCGCCGTCCTGCGTCTTCACCACGTGCCCGCCCGGCGTGTCCACGAAGTCACCCGCGCCCACGTAGAGCGTCTCCGGGTTCGTCGGGTCCAGGTCCATGGCGCCGATGGCGAGGTTGCCCAGGGACTCGCTCACCGGGTGCCAGGCCGGGGTGGCCGCGCCGAAGTTGAAGGTCTTCCACAGGCCGCCGCCGCTGGTGGACAGGTACACCACCTGCGGGTCCACCGGGTGCACTGCGATGCCGGAGATGCGGCCCGAGTCCACCTCGTTGTAGAGCGTGCCGTTGTACTGGAAGCTGGCGTTGGTGGGGCCGAGGTTCACCCACGACAGGCCGGAGACGACGGCCTTGTCGGCGCCCTTGGGCTCCGAGAACCAGTCCCACGGCGCGGGCGGGCGGGGCAAGAGCTTCTCCCAGCGGCGCGCCTCGGCATGGGCGACGCGGGCCCGGTGCTCTGTCACTGCCGCGGTGGGCACGCCCCACAACATGCGCGCGGCGATGCGACGGCGCATCGGGTCGTCGCTCTCGGCCTCACCCGCCTCGGGCTCCGCCTCTCCGCGCGACGACTCCAGCTCCCGCAGCACCTCCGGCGAGACTTCACCCGCGCGCGGATCCTGGAGGAAGTTGGCGATCTTCGTCCGCAGGTTGCGCGACTTCCAGCGCTTGTACGCACTGGCGCCGGAGGGAACGGCCACGACCGCGACCACTACGACTGTGGAGGTCGCGATGAGCCATCGATAACGCTTGAGCAAGGAGAGGCCTCGTGAAGGGGGAACGAGGCCGCACTTTCGGTCCTACCGTCTCGAAACGTCAACTGCATGGCATTAATACAATGAAGCTGTATGGGTTTCCTTGACTGGGGGTGCGGCCTCGACGCGCGGAAGCCCTCCGGCGGTGGAGGTGAGTCGGGGCTTCCGGCCCAGGGTCTCCAGCCGATGGTGGGCGATGACGAGTAGGAGCGCGTAGAAGCCGCACGAGACGAGCACGTGCCACCAGGCATGGAGCTGCGGGTTGGGAAGCCCGTGCGCGGGGAGCGTCTCGTTGAGGGTGGGGCAGAACTGGATGTCGCTCAGCCACAGCACAATCGCGAGCGCGTAGGCGGCGATGCCGAGCCGGAAGAGGCGCTTCACGCGCGCGTCCGGGCTGCGGCGCTGGAGGAAGTACGTGCGGCCCAGCGCGTAGAACTCGAGCGACGCGAAGCTCACCTGGAAGAGGAAGAACTGGGCGTTGCCCCGGGTGAAGGCCGTCAGGTACGTCACGAGCACGGCGTGCCCGAAGAGCAGCACCGGCAGCCAGTTGCCGAATCGCCGCTGGGGCCGGTCCTCCAGCAGGATGTAGACGATGACGATGGCGAGGTAGAGCATCGGCAGCTCGTCCAGCATCTGGTGCTCACGCTGGAGCGTCGCGTGGAACGCGGTGCTGCCCACGCCGACGACGGAGAGCAGCGCGAAGGCCAGGAGGAACCGCCGCTCCAGCACGTGCCGGTGAAGCACGAAGCCGATGAGGCCCACAACCACCAGGACGAGGCTGGAGGCCGTGTTGAACAGCTCGCTGACGTGGAAGAGGTGCTGGTAGTTCGTCTCGCACCAGTCCACCGTCGAGGTGCTCGGACCCCAGAAGCCCACCGTGGATGACGACATAGGGCAGGGGACGGTACCCGGCGACGGTAGGGGCGTCCAGGCTAGCCGGGAGGCTGTCGCGGCAGCTCGACGATGAACGCCGCGCCCTGGCCCGGCTCGCTCTCCACGCGAATCCTCCCGCCATGCGCTTCCACCAGCTGCCGGGTGATGAAGAGCCCCAGCCCCAGCCCGCCGTAGTTGCGGGAGGCGGCGCGCTCGAAGCGCTCGAAGATTCGTGCCTGGGACTCCAGCGGAATGCCCACGCCGTGGTCGGCGACGAGCAGCAGGGCCTTGTCCCCCTGGCGCGTCACCTCCACGCGGATGGGCCTGCCCGCGCCGTACTTCATCGCGTTCGTCAGCAGGTTGAGCAGCACCTGCTCCAGCCGGAGCCGGTCCCACCGCCCCACCACCGGCTCGGGGGCCACCAGCTCGAGCGCGCATCCGGTCTTCTCCAACTGCTCCGTCAGGTGCGCCAGGACACCGCGGGCCAGCTCCCCCAGGTCCAGCTCGTCCACGCGCAGGGCGAGCCGGCTCTCGTCGATGCGCGAGACGTCGAGCAGGTGCTCCACCAGGTGCGCCAGCCGCTTCAGTTGCTCGTCGAAGACCTCCAGCATGCCGGAGACCTTCTCGGCGAGCTGGGGGCCATCATGGGGGCGCGAGAGCGTCCGCTCCATCTGCTGGGCCCGCAGCTTCATGGAGGTCAGCGGCGTCTTCAGCTCGTGCGAGGCGATGGAGAGGAACTCGTCGCGCGTGCGGATGGACTCCTGGGCCTTGCAGTAGAGCTGGGCGTTGTCGATGGCGAAGGCCGCCCGGCGTCCCAGCTCCTCCACCAGCCACGGGTCCGCCGGGGCCTCCGCGAGGTCCGACTGCGAGGAGACCAGCGACAGCACGCCCAGGATGCGGCCTCGCGCCCGGAGCGGCACGCTGATGGACGGCCTTCCCAGGAGCCTTCGCAAGGCCTCCCACCGGGGCTCTTCCAGGGGCGCGGGCGCCAGCATGCCCCGCGAGTCCCGCGCGTCCTCCGACCGGCCGGTGGACATCACCCACGCAGGGCCCCGCGGGGCGGTGTCGGCCGGAGGGTGGTGCTGGAGGAACTCACGTGCCAGGACCGCGCGAGACGGGACGCTGTCCGCGACCGCCACGGGCCGTAGCACCGCGTCGTCTCCCGGCATGAAGACGACACAGAGGTCCGCGAGCGTGGGGACCGCCAGCTCGGCGACGCGCTGGAGCGTGGCGGCCTCGTCGAGCGAGGTCACCAGCTCGCGGCTGGCCTCGGCGAGGAAGCGCTGCGCCAGCTCCGCCCGCTTGCGCGCGGTGATGTCGGTGGAGATGCCGCAGACCGCGTACAGGTTGCCCGAGGAGTCGATGAGCGGGAACTTGTGCGTGAGCCAGGTGTGGATGCCGTCATCGTAGGGAACGCGCTCCTCGCGGACCAGGGAGGCCCCGGTCTGGATGACGGACTGGTTGGCCTCGTGCAGGGGGTCGGCGATTTCCTTCGGGAAGACCTCGTAAGAGGTCCTTCCGGCGACGTCCGTCCGCGTGCGGTGGAAGAGGCGCTCCCACTCGCGGTTCACGAAGGTGTAGCGCTCTCGGGGGTCCAGGAGGAAGAAGACGGCCGGCGCGTTGTCGAGGATGGCCCGCATCCGCTTCTCGCTCTCGAGCAGCGCGTTCTCCGCCCGCTTCCGCTCCGTCACGTCGATGATTACGGCGAGAGAGCGGAAGATGCTTCCGGCGGCGTCCCGCTCCGCGATGGCGGACAGGAGGACGTCAATGGGCTCGCCGCCCTTCTTCACCATCCGGTAGGGGACGTCCCGGCAGATGCCCGTCCTGAAGTACTCGGGCAGGACGACGTCGCGCGCGTACCGGCGGGACTCGGGCGTCATGAACTCCACGGAGGAGTGGCCGACCACCTCTTCCCGGGTGTAGCCGAGCGTGGTCAGCCAGAAGTCGCTCACGCTGATGAGGCGCCCCTCGCAGTCGATGGAGTGCATCATCACCGGCGTGCTGCGGTAGAGCGAGCGGTACTTCTCCTGGCTCCTGCGCAGCTTGTCCACCGTGCTCTTGAGCGCGGTGACGTCGCTGAAGATGGAGACCGCGCCTCGGAGCACGCCGGCGCCATCCCGGATGGGCCGGGCGTTCAGGCTCAGCCAGGCGCCCGCGGGTCTGGCGGGGTTGCGCAGGTAGATTTCCGCCTGGTTGACGGACTCACCCCGGAGCGCGCGGGCCAGCGGCAGTTGCGTGGCGGGGTAGCGCGTTATCGTGTCGGGCAGATAGAAACCATACGTCTCCGGCCAGTGGCTGATGGGCGCGTCCGTGGGCCCGGAGCCCAGAATCTGCTCCGCCATGGGGTTGAAGAGCTGGAAGTAGCCGTGCGCGTCCGCCACCACCACCCCTTCGCTGATGCTGGCGAAGACCCGCTCGAGAATCCGCTCCTCGCCCCGGAAGTCCCCGCGCATCCAGACGGGCCTCGAGGCCTCCGCCACGTCGCCGCCCGCTTGTGCGACCGGGTCCTCCGGAATGTCGTGCAGGCGGGCCATGGAGCGAGCGGTGGGTGTGGGAAGTCACCTCCAACTTCAACGATGCGGACGGCGTACCCCTCCGCCAACCCAGCCGCTCCAGGGGGGAGGGGCTCGTCGCGGCCAGGCGGCCCCCTGCTTCCTTCCTCGTGTCAGGCACCTGGGATAGACGGGGAGCCATGAAATCCAGACTCCCGTTGCTCCTGTCCCTCTCCCTGTTCGGCTGTGGGGCGCCGCCCTCCACCGAGCCCGAGCCCTCCGCGCTGGTGTCCATGGCCCAGGCGCTGGCCGATGGCACTCCCGCGACCACGGGCGTGCTGGCCTTCCTCAATGACCACTCCACCACGCTGACGGTGCTGGACCAGGAAGTGCCGATGAACGCGCTGGCCGCGCAGAACCTGATTGCCTGGCGCGCCGGGCCCGACGGGGTGGAGCACACCGGCGACGACCGCACCTTCGTCACCATCGACCAGGTGGACGACGTCCCCTACGTGGGCCCCGCGGCGCTCGCGGACCTGGAGTGGTATGCCCGGGGCACCGGCCGGGTGGCGGACCTGCCGCTGGATGCGTCGGTGGGCGTCTTCGACGGGCTCGACTTCAACCTGGCCGAGGCGCGCCGCGTCCTCCGGGCCGCCAACACGGAGTCCGGTCCGAATCTGCAGAATGTCTACGGCCTGAGTTCGCTCGCGGTGCAGAGTATCCTGGCCGCTCGCCCCATCGTCCACATGGTGGAGCTGTCGCGGCTGCCCAACGTGGACAACGCCGCGCTCCAGCAGTTGAAGAACCTGACGCAGCTGGCTCCGGTGGGCGACCCTTGCACGGGCGCGAACATGTGCCAGTCCGGGCTCGTCTGCGAGGGCATCCCGTACGACGGCTCCAGCATCTATGGCCGCTGCATCAACCCCGCGTCGGTTCCGGGCGATGGCGACACCTGCTCGGTCTTCTCGCCGTGCCAGGCCGGGCTCTTCTGCCGCGGCATTCCCTCCGGCGCTTCGGAGGGCTGGTGCCGGCCG encodes the following:
- a CDS encoding WD40/YVTN/BNR-like repeat-containing protein: MAVPSGASAYKRWKSRNLRTKIANFLQDPRAGEVSPEVLRELESSRGEAEPEAGEAESDDPMRRRIAARMLWGVPTAAVTEHRARVAHAEARRWEKLLPRPPAPWDWFSEPKGADKAVVSGLSWVNLGPTNASFQYNGTLYNEVDSGRISGIAVHPVDPQVVYLSTSGGGLWKTFNFGAATPAWHPVSESLGNLAIGAMDLDPTNPETLYVGAGDFVDTPGGHVVKTQDGGATWSAPVGLSGQYPAGSGGISVKALRIRAVEVDPANANVLLVGTDVGLFRSTNAGASFSLVDLPNAGSVQRSESVWSIVHTGAVSGVSRWAISGTYACDASSPPPEAGFGQATNVDCTSGNPGDIWTSTDAGATWSSRKAAGTIPTTAVGRITLAAGTPSGAATPVTVVYAQLGNQDEYNGSAGVGYWRSINSGDNWAAITGTLSNRTNAVGGFRDCGTVNVNDAQAWYNSALAVDPGNDNNVLVGGMLCGLRTTNGLAATPTWENVSHWLPSSGYGNVTGGALDYVHADWHRALIVRSATGYVAMAGTDGGLFVSRNLFNATPTQVVWDGQNRGIVTHLSYSVASGDPATGNPYLAYTGLQDNGTRFRDPSAGAASTTFNQVIGGDGFGAAASRDSVSGATIYWASVNGSREYCVPTAANSFCNSGTAWNTRDAALRAGCATDGQPFIMRYALASASPSANTFLTATDSAVHRVSGTGSWQAISPCLTGYTRLLSASANIDGLYGVSMSGGRFYVTGDCTGTATNCTWTRSSILGFDVNGNGTITPDEQLSYTMQVAFPPTTPAGRNPGDVYVASSGAPVAGDGVTVVPEALGHLFITQDRGTTWAPLHGNGTGFDLPNVGIDVVRYDPSDLTNNTLYVGTELGVYRSTDAGQTWHRFGQGLPMARVTDMFISRTGAMMRVATYGRGLWELYPSATAEKGVSGNGDWNRDQQLDFVDLAAAASRLGTDPSTTAQPYYDWNTDITGTVNGMDSADLTELLNRIGGRP
- a CDS encoding ceramidase, which encodes MSSSTVGFWGPSTSTVDWCETNYQHLFHVSELFNTASSLVLVVVGLIGFVLHRHVLERRFLLAFALLSVVGVGSTAFHATLQREHQMLDELPMLYLAIVIVYILLEDRPQRRFGNWLPVLLFGHAVLVTYLTAFTRGNAQFFLFQVSFASLEFYALGRTYFLQRRSPDARVKRLFRLGIAAYALAIVLWLSDIQFCPTLNETLPAHGLPNPQLHAWWHVLVSCGFYALLLVIAHHRLETLGRKPRLTSTAGGLPRVEAAPPVKETHTASLY
- a CDS encoding PAS domain S-box protein translates to MARLHDIPEDPVAQAGGDVAEASRPVWMRGDFRGEERILERVFASISEGVVVADAHGYFQLFNPMAEQILGSGPTDAPISHWPETYGFYLPDTITRYPATQLPLARALRGESVNQAEIYLRNPARPAGAWLSLNARPIRDGAGVLRGAVSIFSDVTALKSTVDKLRRSQEKYRSLYRSTPVMMHSIDCEGRLISVSDFWLTTLGYTREEVVGHSSVEFMTPESRRYARDVVLPEYFRTGICRDVPYRMVKKGGEPIDVLLSAIAERDAAGSIFRSLAVIIDVTERKRAENALLESEKRMRAILDNAPAVFFLLDPRERYTFVNREWERLFHRTRTDVAGRTSYEVFPKEIADPLHEANQSVIQTGASLVREERVPYDDGIHTWLTHKFPLIDSSGNLYAVCGISTDITARKRAELAQRFLAEASRELVTSLDEAATLQRVAELAVPTLADLCVVFMPGDDAVLRPVAVADSVPSRAVLAREFLQHHPPADTAPRGPAWVMSTGRSEDARDSRGMLAPAPLEEPRWEALRRLLGRPSISVPLRARGRILGVLSLVSSQSDLAEAPADPWLVEELGRRAAFAIDNAQLYCKAQESIRTRDEFLSIASHELKTPLTSMKLRAQQMERTLSRPHDGPQLAEKVSGMLEVFDEQLKRLAHLVEHLLDVSRIDESRLALRVDELDLGELARGVLAHLTEQLEKTGCALELVAPEPVVGRWDRLRLEQVLLNLLTNAMKYGAGRPIRVEVTRQGDKALLLVADHGVGIPLESQARIFERFERAASRNYGGLGLGLFITRQLVEAHGGRIRVESEPGQGAAFIVELPRQPPG
- a CDS encoding proprotein convertase P-domain-containing protein, which codes for MKSRLPLLLSLSLFGCGAPPSTEPEPSALVSMAQALADGTPATTGVLAFLNDHSTTLTVLDQEVPMNALAAQNLIAWRAGPDGVEHTGDDRTFVTIDQVDDVPYVGPAALADLEWYARGTGRVADLPLDASVGVFDGLDFNLAEARRVLRAANTESGPNLQNVYGLSSLAVQSILAARPIVHMVELSRLPNVDNAALQQLKNLTQLAPVGDPCTGANMCQSGLVCEGIPYDGSSIYGRCINPASVPGDGDTCSVFSPCQAGLFCRGIPSGASEGWCRPAWMAGAFKKYAELHLAASTTNYASLVAVVGLATVPEDIVVELDLVHTAPHRLVLTLEDPGGDTALLWNGPAEGTPPARISVTRGISRDSTINGRWLLRITNPSGVGSGTLRSWTLDLNSRYD